Proteins from one Deltaproteobacteria bacterium genomic window:
- a CDS encoding GNAT family N-acetyltransferase, which produces MQIEVAFNEHIEEEEVLEIYKANKWSSAEKPQLLLSALRGSHSLVTARISGRLVGIANAISDGYLVVYYPHMLVHPEYQRKGIGRKMMEALKKKYSGFHQQILIADVDAIEFYEALGFVRAGKTEPMWIYTGNEH; this is translated from the coding sequence ATGCAAATCGAAGTAGCCTTCAATGAACACATAGAAGAGGAAGAAGTCCTGGAAATATATAAGGCTAACAAATGGTCATCGGCTGAGAAGCCTCAATTGCTTTTGTCTGCTTTGCGTGGTTCTCATTCTCTCGTGACAGCGCGTATATCAGGCAGGCTTGTTGGTATTGCTAATGCAATATCGGATGGGTATTTGGTTGTTTATTATCCGCACATGTTGGTGCACCCGGAATACCAACGCAAGGGCATTGGGAGAAAAATGATGGAGGCTTTGAAGAAAAAATATTCCGGATTCCATCAGCAAATCTTGATCGCTGATGTTGATGCAATAGAGTTTTATGAAGCCCTTGGATTCGTGAGGGCCGGCAAGACAGAGCCAATGTGGATCTACACAGGTAATGAGCACTAG